The following proteins are encoded in a genomic region of Brachionichthys hirsutus isolate HB-005 chromosome 14, CSIRO-AGI_Bhir_v1, whole genome shotgun sequence:
- the gjd4 gene encoding gap junction delta-4 protein, protein MVGSSVSDAIFISINHSITFMGKVWLIVMIFLRILILLFAGYPLFQDEQERFVCNTIQPGCANVCYDLFSPVSLFRFWLVQLTTLCLPCIVFIIYVIHKISNDLAVDPNARGQAQTLSFVNIPQEQIDEMGWTQCFTGVYVLHLMFRTFLEAGFGAAHYYLFGFYIPRRFLCQHPPCTSQVDCYISRPTEKTMLLNFMLGVAALSLLLNVLDFVCTVKHSVIQKSRRRKTLMERIREEQPCFLPDQGASKASATQRDVEREAGQTGSFRKRRGSKGSSEHSAINCSLGPPGFNANGNYGVFQEEAPERSGSEVALCPLEPSGTPRSFRVSKRSGLKPPPPPRRDLESIPGGSAKPIGEVPVTTAFSARRVGPYTLVQFGTDAELQTNGDGQEKRSEWV, encoded by the exons ATGGTGGGTTCAAGTGTCTCTGACGCCATCTTCATTTCCATCAATCACAGCATCACGTTCATGG GGAAGGTTTGGCTCATTGTGATGATCTTCCTCCGTatcctcatcctcctgtttgCCGGTTATCCTCTCTTCCAGGATGAGCAAGAGCGATTCGTTTGCAACACGATTCAGCCCGGCTGTGCCAACGTGTGCTACGACCTcttctctcccgtctctctctttcgcttCTGGTTGGTGCAGCTCACCACCTTGTGTCTCCCCTGCATCGTCTTTATCATCTACGTGATCCACAAGATCTCAAATGACCTCGCAGTGGACCCAAACGCCCGTGGACAAGCCCAAACCTTGTCATTTGTCAACATTCCTCAGGAGCAAATCGACGAGATGGGATGGACCCAGTGCTTCACGGGAGTTTACGTCCTCCATCTGATGTTCAGAACTTTCCTGGAGGCGGGATTTGGGGCAGCTCACTACTACTTGTTTGGGTTCTACATCCCAAGGAGGTTCCTGTGCCAGCACCCGCCGTGCACCAGCCAGGTGGACTGCTACATCTCGAGGCCCACGGAAAAGACGATGCTGCTCAACTTCATGCTCGGCGTGGCTGCTCTGTCGCTTTTGCTCAATGTGTTGGATTTCGTCTGCACCGTCAAGCACTCTGTGATTCAGAAgagccggaggaggaagacacTGATGGAGAGGATCCGTGAGGAGCAGCCGTGTTTCCTTCCAGACCAAGGAGCCTCAAAAGCCTCCGCGACTCAACGAGATGTAGAGAGGGAGGCTGGTCAGACGGGAAGTTTCCGGAAGCGGCGAGGCAGCAAAGGTTCCTCTGAGCACTCCGCTATTAACTGCTCACTGGGACCTCCAGGGTTCAACGCAAATGGAAATTACGGTGTTTTTCAAGAGGAGGCTCCGGAAAGGAGCGGCAGCGAGGTGGCTCTGTGCCCACTTGAGCCGTCCGGAACGCCGAGGTCTTTTCGTGTTAGCAAAAGAAGCGGACTCAAACCGCCACCTCCGCCCAGACGGGATCTCGAGTCGATCCCTGGTGGGTCGGCCAAGCCCATTGGGGAAGTTCCTGTTACAACGGCATTCTCTGCCAGAAGGGTAGGCCCATATACCCTGGTCCAATTTGGTACCGATGCAGAGCTACAAACAAATGGTGATGGGCAAGAGAAAAGGTCTGAATGGgtttga